In the Synergistaceae bacterium genome, TCGCTTTTATCGGTGCTACTGTCTTCCTTATCGGCCTGTATCAATGGGCTTTGGGCGGGGCAAGCCTGTGGCAAATCTTCAGGATTAGGCGCGAGGAAAAATCTATGTCCCGCGATGAGAAAAACGAGGCAGAGCGCGAAATCAAACAGCTTGAGCAGTCAGCAGACAGAACTATATCGGCCTCGCTGAGGATTATTGCTGTACTGGCCGTGTTAGTGTGGCTGTTCCTAGGCGTTACTGTCATTCTTGACTGGTTCGGAATTAACTGGGTCAGCTCTATGTATTCACGCGCTAAAGCATATTGGGCAACACCGGGTATGCAGTCTCAGCAGGCAACACAGACACGAAACGACACACTCCGAAACATGGGTAACAGCTTCAGGAGGTAATATCATGATACGGCTTGCAGTTTTCGACCATGATATGACAATCGTAGACAGCTCTTATGCCATCATGGAAGGGTTCAATTACGTTGCACGGCATGAAGGACTGCCGGAAGTCTCGCACGAACTCACAATGAAGTACATTGCTACGCCTATTCCGACATTCTGCGAGGGGCTACTGGGAGACTACCGCCCCGAATGGATTAGGCTGTACAGGTCTCAGGCAGAAAGGCTCGAACGCGAATTGATACGGCCTTTCCCGGATACAGTCTCAACAATGAAAACTCTCCGCAGTATGGGCGTAAAGCTGGCTGTCCTGTCGAACCGCGAACATCCGTCAAACGCTCTGAAACACACCGGGCTTGACATTCTTTTTGACCGCATTGTAGGGGCTGAGGAGCCTTACGGACATTTGCCCTACAAGCCTGACCCGGCCATGATGGACGCTCTCATGAAGGATTTGCGCGTTCCTCCGTCTGAAACTGTCTACGTTGGCGACGCTGATATTGACATCGCTACGGCTATCGGTGCTCACGTAAGGGGAATAGGCATTACCGCAGGCAACTTCACTCATGACGACTTCATGACGCTGGGCGCGTGGAAAAGTATCGACACACTATCCGAAATCATAGACATCATCAAGCAGGATGCCCTATCATAACTCGCTCATAAACACGTCAGGGCCTCTTGCGGCT is a window encoding:
- a CDS encoding HAD family hydrolase; translated protein: MIRLAVFDHDMTIVDSSYAIMEGFNYVARHEGLPEVSHELTMKYIATPIPTFCEGLLGDYRPEWIRLYRSQAERLERELIRPFPDTVSTMKTLRSMGVKLAVLSNREHPSNALKHTGLDILFDRIVGAEEPYGHLPYKPDPAMMDALMKDLRVPPSETVYVGDADIDIATAIGAHVRGIGITAGNFTHDDFMTLGAWKSIDTLSEIIDIIKQDALS